One Xylocopa sonorina isolate GNS202 unplaced genomic scaffold, iyXylSono1_principal scaffold0014, whole genome shotgun sequence genomic window carries:
- the LOC143431711 gene encoding putative ATP-dependent RNA helicase pitchoune: MSVPEKVLIRKIKKREKNKLEVLKQREKQMQTGETGKKNSIDDSKEHDEDVSSRLKRLNDEQKGPLKKKKKKMKADESGEDDDDNSKEACVDHTDENNETENDNEGANLPGSTIGLDVLNDTSFKVLEGRVCENTLKAIKDMGFANMTEIQAKAIPPLLEGRDLVGSAKTGSGKTLAFLIPAVELIYKLKFMPRNGTGCIIISPTRELSMQTFGVLKELMSYHYHTYGLLMGGANRQTEAQKLAKGINIIVATPGRLLDHLQNTPDFLYKNLQCLVIDEADRILDIGFEEELKQIINILPKKRLTMLFSATQTKKTEMLMKLALKKEPVYVGVDDDKEKATVEGLEQGYVVCPSEKRFLLLFTFLKKNRKKKVMVFFSSCMSVKYHHELLNYIDLPVLSIHGKQKQTKRTTTFFQFCNATSGILLCTDVAARGLDIPAVDWIVQYDPPDDPKEYIHRVGRTARGEGSSGHALLILRPEELGFLRYLKQARVPVNEFDFSWNKIADIQLQLEKLISKNYFLNMSAKEAFKSYVRAYDSHYLKQIFDIETLDLAKVAKSFGFLVPPAVDLKVGVSKNSRPRKRLGGGGYGYFKSMNNPSSEKQLQRSKSFRLVNKREKDNRQFAR; encoded by the exons ATGTCCGTTCCAGAGAAGGTACTGATACGAAAGATTAAGAAGAGAGAGAAGAATAAGCTCGAGGTGTTGAAGCAGCGAGAGAAGCAGATGCAAACTG GTGAAACTGGAAAGAAGAATTCGATAGACGATAGCAAAGAGCACGACGAGGATGTTTCGAGTAGACTCAAACGGCTTAACGACGAACAGAAGGGACCGTTAAAAA aaaagaagaagaagatgaaagCTGACGAATCTGGAGAAGATGACGATGATAACTCCAAGGAAGCCTGCGTTGATCATACGGATGAGAATAATGAAACTGAGAATGATAACGAAGGTGCAAATT TGCCTGGATCAACGATAGGCTTAGACGTACTAAACGATACCAGTTTCAAGGTATTAGAAGGAAGAGTATGCGAGAACACCTTGAAAGCGATAAAGGACATGGGCTTCGCGAACATGACTGAGATACAAGCTAAAGCGATCCCTCCTTTGCTGGAAGGAAGGGATTTAGTTGGCTCAGCGAAGACTGGATCCGGAAAGACTCTGGCATTCTTAATACCAGCCGTTGAATTGATTTACAAATTGAAATTCATGCCTCGCAATG GCACCGGTTGCATAATTATATCTCCAACGAGGGAATTATCCATGCAAACGTTTGGAGTTTTGAAAGAGCTGATGAGCTATCATTACCACACGTACGGTCTACTAATGGGAGGAGCCAACAGGCAGACCGAAGCTCAGAAGCTGGCGAAGGGCATTAACATAATCGTAGCCACTCCTGGTAGATTATTGGACCATCTGCAAAATACGCCAGACTTCTTATACAAAAATCTTCAGTGTCTGGTTATCGATGAGGCTGATCGTATCCTGGACATTGGTTTCGAGGAGGAGCTCAAGCAGATAATCAACATTCTACCAA AGAAGAGATTGACGATGCTGTTCAGCGCAACGCAGACGAAGAAGACAGAGATGTTGATGAAGCTGGCTCTGAAGAAGGAGCCAGTCTACGTTGGCGTTGACGACGACAAGGAGAAAGCGACTGTCGAAGGTTTGGAACAGGGCTACGTTGTTTGCCCCAGCGAGAAGAGATTCTTGCTTCTGTTTACGTTCTTGAAAAAGAACAGGAAGAAGAAAGTGATGGTGTTCTTCAGTTCGTGTATGTCTGTCAAGTATCACCACGAACTCTTGAATTATATCGATTTGCCAGTATTAAGTATACAT GGGAAGCAGAAACAGACGAAGAGGACTACAACATTCTTTCAGTTCTGTAACGCCACGTCTGGTATACTTCTTTGCACTGATGTGGCTGCGCGTGGGCTTGATATACCAGCTGTCGATTGGATAGTGCAATACGATCCACCGGATGATCCCAAG GAATATATCCATCGTGTTGGTAGAACAGCTCGTGGAGAAGGTAGCAGTGGTCACGCTTTATTAATTCTGAGGCCTGAAGAGCTTGGTTTTCTGCGTTATCTGAAACAAGCCAGAGTTCCAGTCAACGAGTTCGACTTTTCGTGGAACAAAATTGCTGATATACAATTACAG CTTGAGAAATTGATCTCGAAGAACTACTTCCTAAATATGTCTGCGAAGGAGGCGTTCAAGTCCTATGTCAGAGCGTACGACTCTCATTACTTGAAACAGATTTTTGATATCGAGACGTTGGACTTGGCGAAGGTTGCCAAGTCTTTTGGATTTTTGGTCCCACCAGCCGTAGATCTGA AAGTGGGAGTGAGCAAAAATTCAAGGCCACGGAAGAGATTAGGAGGAGGCGGATACGGATACTTCAAGAGCATGAACAATCCAAGCTCCGAGAAGCAGTTGCAGCGCAGCAAATCTTTTCGTTTAGTCAACAAACGTGAGAAGGACAATAGACAGTTCGCCAGATAA
- the LOC143431764 gene encoding protein ARV1-like: MYQCVNCGAQVEELYRRYSLNVLKLLKCETCGSFADKYIEYDPVIILVDLMLLEKQAYRHLLYNCNLKAWWKLVIILWLVESFRHLSFCDSRNRYTQDWKLFEFNIDSHCNFYLILLKTAFALASFVLVVFFLTKAKWHLRQSDSKRFSMVELVKVLVIGGSAKLLGLLDITWGHIFTTSHYFLLLGYTHLCLFTAYSGERYKWIKGPAHFCAFRLDFNSARIIGEFNILSLVAIVFLVLKIKQYWLKTYRHGLIKVFRGVFIRIEKFLELLVEYGSFRNVCYQLISIYSNDRAQYRSSKNVYIQLISAIESNISRVSVLHLFILNIEQEYRDSRNVSFEQECLQKTPRNIYKHIIRLSEALEMFAFNRKASSNFYL; encoded by the exons ATGTATCAATGCGTAAACTGCGGAGCCCAAGTGGAGGAACTGTACAGAAGATACAGTTTGAACGTTTTAAAACTCTTAAAATGC GAAACTTGTGGCTCGTTCGCAGACAAATACATAGAGTACGACCCAGTGATCATCCTGGTCGACTTGATGCTGCTAGAAAAGCAAGCGTACAGGCATCTGCTTTACAATTGCAATCTAAAGGCGTGGTGGAAGTTGGTGATAATTCTCTGGCTGGTCGAATCGTTTCGCCATCTATCTTTCTGCGACAGCAGAAACCGATACACTCAAGATTGGAAGTTATTTGAATTTAACATCGATTCGCattgcaatttttatttaatacttcttaagactGCGTTCGCTCTTGCCAGCTTCGTGCTGGTGGTCTTTTTCTTGACCAAAGCCAAGTGGCACCTCCGCCAGAGCGATTCGAAGAGATTTAGCATGGTGGAGCTTGTAAAGGTCCTGGTTATCGGCGGATCAGCTAAATTACTTGGATTGTTGGACATTACGTGGGGACATATCTTCACGACTTCTCATTATTTCCTTTTGTTGGGATACACGCATCTGTGCTTGTTCACAGCTTATTCGGGTGAGCGTTATAA ATGGATTAAAGGTCCTGCGCACTTTTGTGCCTTTCGCTTGGATTTTAATTCAGCTAGAATAATTGGAGAATTTAATATTTTGTCTTTGGTGGCTATTGTTTTTCTGGTTTTGAAAATTAAGCA ATATTGGCTGAAAACTTATCGCCATGGTTTGATAAAAGTCTTTAGAGGTGTTTTTATCAGAATAGAAAAATTTCTAGAACTTTT AGTGGAGTAcggaagctttagaaatgttTGCTACCAGCTAATTTCT ATTTATTCTAACGATAGAGCGCAGTACAGAAGCTCTAAAAATGTTTACATCCAGCTAATTTCTGCAATTGAAT CAAACATTTCTAGAGTTTCCGTACTccacttatttattttaaatatagagcaggagtatagagacTCTAGAAATGTTAGCTTTGAACAGGAATGCCTCCA AAAAACCCCTAGAAATATTTATAAACACATTATA AGGCTATCGGAAGCTCTAGAGATGTTTGCTTTCAATAGAAAAGCTTCcagtaatttttatttataa